From Salinibacterium sp. ZJ450, one genomic window encodes:
- a CDS encoding ATP-binding cassette domain-containing protein, producing MWISYLIEILLVASLAVSVNLLVGYAGQVSVAHAAFAGIGGYTIGYLVTAHEWPYALAILAAVALAGAVGVLLGLVALGLSEEYLILMTLVFSLGLIGVIAGVDALGSSLGITNIRNLDLLGWQLDDQLDWVILAALVLALVFSVCWRMGQSPYGRVLKGIREDGLATQSLGKNVFRFKVVVFAITSAMAGLFGAVYSGWLGLATPGAFGFPFAMTIFAIVIFGGRANLLGSVLAAAVLTLVEPVLRFVVALDSSTASLVQLAIYGAVLIVFMIVRPQGLLRERRRRVPVPAEAVMADAARTDAVTTDAVTPDAAAPIPPAYARDVEAPPAGGWAEQPVTLEAVGVSKSYGGIHAVKDLDIRLRKGTVTALVGPNGAGKTTTFNALTGFVVPEQGSVMLGGIELVGKKPDHIARLGLVRTFQDVRLFPRVSCLENVMIAVPDQHGEQLGDLFVPGTRVSRGDRDVAEKALRWLDFVGMAGRADIAAAEISYGQSKLVSLARALATEADVLLLDEPASGVDGAWVDVMLGIIDAVRAEGRTVCLVEHNLEVVRQLADHAYFMELGRITDEGSVDQLMSSPRLAEAYFGAQ from the coding sequence ATGTGGATTAGCTACCTGATCGAAATCCTGCTCGTCGCCTCGCTCGCCGTGAGCGTGAACCTGCTGGTCGGCTACGCCGGCCAGGTGTCCGTGGCGCATGCCGCCTTCGCCGGCATCGGCGGCTACACCATCGGCTATCTCGTCACCGCGCACGAGTGGCCGTACGCCCTCGCGATCCTCGCGGCCGTCGCTCTCGCGGGCGCCGTGGGGGTGCTGCTGGGTCTCGTCGCGCTCGGACTGTCCGAGGAGTATCTGATCCTCATGACGCTGGTGTTCTCGCTCGGCCTAATTGGAGTGATTGCCGGCGTCGATGCGCTCGGCTCGAGCCTCGGCATCACGAACATCAGGAATCTCGACCTGCTCGGGTGGCAGCTCGACGACCAGTTGGACTGGGTCATCCTGGCCGCACTCGTGCTCGCGCTGGTGTTCTCCGTCTGCTGGCGCATGGGCCAGTCACCGTACGGTCGGGTGCTGAAGGGCATCCGCGAAGACGGGCTCGCCACGCAGTCGCTTGGCAAGAACGTCTTCCGCTTCAAGGTGGTCGTCTTCGCGATCACCTCGGCGATGGCCGGCTTGTTCGGCGCGGTCTACTCCGGCTGGCTGGGGCTCGCCACCCCCGGCGCGTTCGGTTTTCCGTTCGCGATGACGATCTTCGCCATCGTGATCTTTGGAGGCAGAGCCAACCTCCTCGGATCGGTGCTGGCCGCCGCGGTGTTGACCTTGGTCGAGCCGGTGCTGCGCTTCGTGGTCGCCCTCGACTCCTCGACGGCATCGCTCGTGCAGCTCGCGATCTACGGGGCGGTGTTGATCGTGTTCATGATCGTGCGGCCGCAGGGCCTGCTGCGCGAACGCCGGCGGCGGGTACCGGTGCCGGCGGAAGCCGTGATGGCGGATGCCGCGAGAACGGACGCTGTGACGACGGATGCCGTGACCCCGGATGCCGCGGCGCCAATCCCTCCGGCGTACGCACGCGACGTCGAAGCACCACCGGCCGGCGGTTGGGCGGAGCAGCCCGTGACACTCGAAGCTGTTGGAGTGAGCAAGAGTTACGGTGGAATCCACGCCGTGAAGGACCTCGACATCCGCTTGCGCAAGGGCACGGTCACCGCCCTGGTCGGCCCCAACGGGGCAGGCAAGACCACCACCTTCAACGCGCTCACCGGATTCGTGGTGCCCGAGCAGGGAAGCGTCATGCTCGGCGGCATCGAACTGGTCGGCAAGAAGCCGGACCACATCGCCCGGCTGGGGCTGGTGCGCACCTTCCAGGATGTTCGCCTGTTCCCCCGCGTCAGCTGCCTTGAGAACGTGATGATCGCCGTTCCCGATCAACATGGGGAGCAGCTGGGCGACCTGTTCGTTCCCGGCACTCGGGTCTCCCGGGGAGATCGGGACGTCGCGGAGAAGGCTCTGCGTTGGCTGGACTTCGTCGGGATGGCCGGGCGCGCTGATATCGCTGCGGCCGAGATCTCGTACGGCCAGTCCAAGCTCGTCTCGCTGGCACGGGCGCTCGCCACGGAAGCCGATGTGCTGCTGCTCGACGAGCCGGCCTCCGGAGTCGACGGCGCCTGGGTCGACGTGATGCTCGGCATCATCGACGCAGTGCGAGCCGAGGGGCGCACCGTCTGCCTCGTCGAACACAACCTCGAGGTGGTGCGGCAGCTGGCCGATCACGCGTACTTCATGGAACTCGGACGGATCACCGACGAGGGATCCGTCGATCAGCTGATGAGTTCCCCACGACTGGCGGAGGCATACTTTGGCGCACAGTAA
- a CDS encoding ABC transporter ATP-binding protein, translating to MLTGDRTTDAPRLLSVEGLRTGYGRKQVVHDVGLHVAAGEIVGLMGHNGAGKTTLIRAVHGLLPVQGGRVLVDGADISRGSVADSIRLGLALIPSERFVFPDLNIRANLLLGAVNARRGTDRDAQLAFVEALFPILADRATQLAGSLSGGQQRMVSLGIALMAKPRLLLLDEPSLGLAPSVVEQIFGTLRRLADTGEMGILLLEQNVKQSLTICDRVYVMRSGSLILDTTAAEMRTRESYWDLF from the coding sequence ATGCTCACCGGCGACCGAACCACCGACGCTCCCCGGCTGCTCAGCGTGGAGGGATTGCGTACCGGCTACGGGCGCAAACAGGTGGTGCACGATGTCGGGCTGCACGTCGCGGCGGGGGAGATCGTCGGCCTGATGGGCCACAACGGCGCAGGCAAGACCACTCTGATCCGCGCGGTGCATGGACTGCTGCCGGTACAGGGCGGCCGTGTGCTGGTGGACGGAGCCGACATCAGCCGCGGCTCGGTTGCCGACTCGATCCGACTCGGGCTCGCGCTGATCCCCTCGGAACGGTTCGTCTTTCCCGACCTCAACATCCGCGCGAACCTGCTGCTCGGTGCGGTGAACGCCCGGCGGGGCACCGACCGTGACGCGCAGCTCGCCTTCGTTGAGGCGCTGTTCCCGATACTCGCCGACCGCGCCACCCAGCTCGCCGGGTCACTGTCCGGCGGGCAGCAGCGGATGGTCAGCCTCGGCATCGCGCTGATGGCCAAGCCGAGGCTGTTGCTGCTCGATGAGCCATCGCTCGGCCTGGCGCCGAGCGTGGTCGAACAGATCTTCGGCACCCTGCGCCGTCTCGCCGACACCGGCGAGATGGGCATCCTGCTGCTGGAACAGAACGTCAAGCAGTCGCTGACCATTTGCGACCGAGTGTACGTGATGCGGTCCGGGTCGCTGATCCTTGACACGACCGCTGCAGAGATGCGCACCCGGGAAAGCTACTGGGACCTGTTCTGA